The proteins below come from a single candidate division WOR-3 bacterium genomic window:
- a CDS encoding T9SS type A sorting domain-containing protein, translated as MILFLFLINTYGTSQVIITDINPSMVKFQVRFAEDNPTELLPVTRFILSKTPPEIEYKILERDSVKTITQHNLNITEPVRNGTGISTKNATIYPVTIYPQYLNKFNKIHLKSIEITAHFTPIDPQTELPMLWKRVFKELILNYEEETGLKPGGYLIITPDAFYDSVLALADWKEKKGWHVTVKKLSETGSSATEIKNYIADAYHTWTPTLEYVLLIGDTQQIPPYSSTTPVSRTDYPYSLIDGNDFFAELLIGRLPANTVNELNTMTAKSIGYEKTPDMSSTSWFTRALMVAANYPLDTMTTPIPTKRWVREKLLEYGFNTVDTVFYPPVSSPTPITNSINQGVLFVNYRGGIADPDGWVYPNFHNTEVIGLSNGWKLPVVTSITCWTGNFGQATCFGEQWLRAGNPITPKGAVAFFGASATTTSSRWNNCLDFGIYQAILKEDIYDLGSALYRGKVEVYLNFPLDTTWAHGSSFYFHTYNLLGDPSLELWTDIPDSFIVSHSSVIPVGTNSFVVQVMNSSSQKIKGAQVSLYKRNEVKEVEFTDADGNAAFSFSTATQDTLFITVTKHNFKPYCGLCLVNNTGVYVGYESHTISDPGGNNNGEINPGETIELQVTLKNFGNSTTASNVSATLSTSDPYVTISDSIKSFGDIGPGNTGTASPYIFDVSTNTRNDHIIKFNLAVTSSQGNWNSVLWLDVKAPEFDYQRHQILDGGNGILEPGETVEISVSIKNCGALIGNNITGILRSDNPGVTVLDSIGTYGNIAAGDSATNSSDRFQISAASSIAPGHIIKFFEILSGDNNFKDTIEFEVVIGVINQSEPLGPDDYGYFAYDDTDTGYPEAPSYNWVEIDPELGGPGDSLSLENDETKTLDLPFNFKFYGQWYDKVSICSNGYIALDSTWIADMYNWHIPAAGGPPLLIAPFWDDLDPTATDSSGNVCYWYDATNHRYVVEYSHVQHIHDPTNPTPAELQTFELILYDPQYYPTLTGDGEILFQYKEITNDDQWHNYASVGIENREHTIGLEYTYADIYPDAAAPLADNRAIKFTTDPPDSFPGITEDTQSLRQLEITLSPNPFHKQINIKLNRGLSAKGMVVHIYDITGRLIKSIPVPDSYSPGSHSIFWDGTDQSGEKSGSGVYFLNFVGKDSKIIKKVIFLP; from the coding sequence ATGATACTCTTCTTGTTTTTGATAAACACCTATGGAACATCCCAGGTCATTATAACCGACATAAATCCGTCAATGGTGAAATTCCAGGTCAGATTTGCAGAAGACAATCCAACCGAACTCCTGCCGGTCACCCGTTTCATCCTGAGTAAAACTCCTCCTGAGATTGAATATAAAATCCTTGAAAGAGACTCTGTTAAAACCATTACACAGCATAATTTAAACATAACAGAACCGGTCAGGAACGGCACAGGCATAAGCACAAAAAATGCAACAATTTATCCGGTGACCATATATCCGCAATACTTAAACAAATTTAACAAGATACACCTAAAATCGATTGAAATCACGGCACATTTTACGCCGATTGACCCGCAGACAGAATTGCCGATGCTCTGGAAAAGGGTCTTTAAAGAATTGATCCTCAATTATGAAGAAGAAACCGGTTTAAAACCCGGCGGTTATCTCATCATCACCCCTGATGCGTTCTATGATAGTGTGCTCGCCTTAGCCGACTGGAAAGAGAAAAAGGGCTGGCACGTAACAGTAAAAAAGCTTTCAGAAACCGGCTCTTCAGCCACTGAAATCAAAAACTATATCGCTGATGCCTATCATACCTGGACCCCTACCTTAGAATATGTCCTCTTGATCGGCGACACACAGCAGATTCCGCCCTATTCATCAACAACACCGGTCAGCCGTACTGACTATCCCTACTCACTCATTGACGGCAATGACTTCTTTGCTGAACTCCTCATCGGCAGATTACCGGCGAATACCGTCAATGAACTGAATACCATGACGGCGAAGAGCATCGGTTATGAGAAAACACCTGATATGAGTTCGACATCCTGGTTCACCCGCGCATTAATGGTCGCAGCCAATTATCCACTGGATACCATGACCACTCCCATCCCGACAAAACGCTGGGTAAGGGAAAAACTGCTCGAATACGGTTTCAATACCGTGGACACGGTCTTTTACCCGCCTGTTTCAAGCCCCACTCCGATCACCAATTCGATCAACCAGGGCGTACTCTTTGTCAATTATCGGGGTGGCATTGCAGACCCGGACGGCTGGGTATATCCGAATTTTCACAATACCGAGGTAATCGGCCTGTCAAACGGCTGGAAATTACCTGTGGTCACGAGCATCACCTGCTGGACCGGCAATTTCGGACAGGCAACCTGTTTTGGTGAACAATGGCTCAGGGCGGGCAATCCCATAACCCCCAAAGGTGCAGTCGCATTCTTCGGCGCCTCGGCAACGACCACATCAAGCCGCTGGAACAACTGTCTTGATTTCGGTATTTACCAGGCGATTTTAAAAGAAGATATCTATGACCTCGGTTCTGCACTCTACAGGGGCAAGGTCGAGGTGTACCTGAATTTTCCCCTGGACACGACCTGGGCACACGGCTCGTCATTCTATTTTCACACCTATAATCTGCTCGGCGATCCGTCGCTCGAACTCTGGACCGACATACCAGACTCCTTTATTGTAAGCCACAGCTCTGTAATCCCCGTAGGCACCAATTCCTTTGTGGTCCAGGTTATGAACTCATCCTCCCAGAAGATCAAAGGTGCCCAGGTGAGTTTATATAAAAGGAACGAAGTAAAAGAAGTGGAGTTCACTGATGCAGACGGCAACGCCGCCTTCAGTTTTTCAACCGCGACCCAGGATACACTCTTTATCACGGTGACCAAACACAATTTCAAACCGTACTGCGGTCTCTGCCTGGTCAACAACACCGGTGTCTATGTAGGTTATGAAAGCCATACGATCTCAGACCCCGGCGGCAATAATAACGGTGAAATCAATCCCGGCGAAACGATTGAACTCCAGGTGACATTGAAAAATTTCGGAAACTCCACAACCGCAAGTAATGTCTCGGCGACACTCAGCACCTCTGACCCTTATGTGACAATCTCTGACTCGATAAAGTCTTTCGGCGATATCGGTCCGGGTAATACAGGGACCGCCTCTCCTTATATCTTTGATGTCTCGACCAATACCAGAAACGACCACATAATCAAATTCAACCTCGCTGTCACCTCATCCCAGGGAAACTGGAACTCTGTGCTCTGGCTCGATGTCAAAGCGCCTGAATTCGATTATCAAAGACATCAAATACTGGACGGCGGAAACGGAATTCTGGAACCAGGGGAAACAGTTGAGATAAGCGTCTCAATAAAGAATTGCGGTGCATTAATCGGCAACAACATAACCGGCATACTCAGATCCGACAACCCGGGAGTTACGGTTTTAGACTCAATCGGCACTTACGGCAATATCGCAGCCGGTGATTCGGCAACCAATTCGAGCGATCGGTTCCAGATAAGTGCTGCCTCTTCAATCGCTCCGGGCCACATAATTAAATTCTTTGAAATATTATCCGGTGATAATAATTTTAAAGATACAATAGAGTTTGAAGTAGTCATCGGAGTCATAAACCAATCAGAACCACTGGGGCCTGATGACTATGGTTATTTCGCCTATGATGATACAGATACTGGTTATCCTGAGGCTCCGAGCTATAACTGGGTCGAAATCGACCCTGAACTGGGCGGACCCGGTGATTCACTCAGTCTTGAAAACGACGAAACAAAAACACTGGACCTGCCGTTCAATTTTAAATTTTACGGTCAGTGGTATGATAAGGTCTCGATCTGTTCAAACGGCTATATCGCCCTGGATTCGACCTGGATTGCGGATATGTACAACTGGCACATTCCCGCTGCAGGCGGCCCTCCCCTGCTCATTGCACCGTTCTGGGACGACCTGGACCCGACTGCAACCGATTCAAGCGGCAATGTCTGTTACTGGTATGATGCTACGAATCATCGCTATGTAGTTGAATACTCACACGTCCAGCATATCCACGATCCGACAAATCCCACACCTGCCGAGCTCCAGACCTTTGAACTGATTCTCTATGATCCACAGTACTATCCCACCCTGACCGGCGACGGTGAAATCCTCTTTCAATATAAAGAAATAACCAATGACGACCAGTGGCACAACTATGCGAGCGTCGGCATTGAAAATCGGGAACATACCATCGGACTTGAGTACACCTATGCTGATATCTATCCAGACGCCGCCGCGCCCCTTGCAGACAACCGGGCGATCAAGTTCACCACTGACCCGCCAGACTCATTTCCGGGTATTACAGAAGACACGCAATCTTTGCGCCAATTGGAAATAACACTATCTCCGAATCCGTTCCACAAACAAATAAATATCAAACTCAACCGCGGTCTGAGTGCAAAGGGCATGGTGGTGCATATCTACGACATCACCGGCCGTCTCATCAAGAGCATCCCTGTTCCTGATTCTTATTCTCCGGGCTCACATTCAATCTTCTGGGACGGTACTGATCAATCAGGCGAAAAGAGCGGCAGCGGAGTCTATTTTTTGAATTTTGTGGGTAAAGATTCTAAAATTATAAAGAAGGTTATCTTTTTACCTTAA
- a CDS encoding T9SS type A sorting domain-containing protein encodes MKYLIPLFLILISSVSAYNYHGCALAPNNLHGWVVCLDTVMILYTTDGGATWQPQDPPDSTTKRFFDVTCIDQLSAWTCGILGEILHTDNGGIDWYAQAIGLSKYATRIEFINQDYGWAACGDGTIGRTTNGGNFWDQNFTPWYSAEYYGVSFLNQWDGWAVAGYPDSLSLGQGMIIHSSDGGINWDSLYQTSGYEDYLDVHFFNLFDGIVVGGDETDTSAVILKTTDGGATWNNITPPTNTYYLRAVDFVGNHGWAVGRFGTIIYTNDSGDSWVFQNNPATTTLFDVDFSDSLHGIACGYNIILYTTDGGQNWNGTSVVEKNSTACLNKEFIIFPTPASDRLKVIYNTAVSGQGQDIEVHIYDTAGRELYGFVKHLNRYPDRIEWKIEFNLAGGIYFLELREQDRTLIRKFTVFR; translated from the coding sequence ATGAAATATCTTATACCATTATTCTTGATTTTAATATCTTCTGTGTCGGCATATAATTATCACGGCTGCGCCCTGGCACCGAACAACCTGCACGGCTGGGTCGTATGCCTTGATACGGTTATGATTCTCTATACAACGGACGGCGGCGCCACCTGGCAGCCTCAGGATCCGCCGGACAGCACCACAAAACGCTTCTTTGATGTAACCTGTATCGACCAGTTGAGCGCCTGGACCTGCGGCATTCTCGGCGAAATTCTCCATACTGACAACGGTGGAATCGACTGGTATGCACAGGCAATCGGTCTGTCCAAATACGCCACAAGAATCGAATTCATTAACCAGGATTACGGGTGGGCTGCCTGCGGCGACGGAACAATCGGCAGGACGACCAACGGCGGGAACTTCTGGGACCAGAATTTCACTCCCTGGTACAGTGCTGAATATTACGGCGTTTCGTTCTTAAATCAATGGGACGGCTGGGCAGTTGCAGGATACCCGGATTCACTCTCATTAGGACAGGGAATGATCATCCATTCTTCAGACGGCGGTATTAACTGGGATTCACTGTATCAGACATCAGGATACGAGGACTATCTGGATGTTCACTTCTTTAATCTTTTTGACGGTATTGTGGTCGGCGGCGATGAAACAGACACCTCGGCGGTCATCCTGAAGACCACGGACGGAGGCGCCACCTGGAACAACATCACACCTCCGACAAACACCTATTATCTCAGGGCGGTCGACTTTGTCGGAAATCACGGATGGGCGGTCGGCAGATTCGGCACCATTATATATACGAACGACAGTGGTGATTCCTGGGTGTTCCAGAATAATCCGGCGACCACGACCCTCTTTGACGTCGACTTCTCAGACAGTCTGCACGGCATTGCCTGTGGTTATAACATCATTCTCTATACTACGGACGGCGGCCAGAACTGGAATGGAACGAGTGTTGTGGAGAAGAACAGCACCGCCTGTTTGAACAAAGAATTCATAATCTTCCCGACACCGGCGTCTGACAGGCTCAAAGTAATCTATAACACCGCTGTGTCCGGACAGGGACAGGATATCGAAGTGCATATTTACGACACCGCAGGCAGGGAATTATATGGTTTTGTTAAACACCTGAACCGATATCCCGACAGGATCGAATGGAAGATCGAATTCAACCTTGCCGGTGGTATCTACTTCCTGGAATTGAGGGAACAAGATCGAACCTTGATCCGGAAGTTCACGGTGTTTAGGTGA